A part of Amycolatopsis lurida genomic DNA contains:
- a CDS encoding asparaginase: MIPEIRVPAHEPLVHLLRDGMVEGVHHGSAVVLAPDGRVLFAAGDIEAAFYPRSAAKPLQATAMARLGVDLSPAGFAVAAASHSGEEIHLAEVCRTLDGAGLATEDLRTPDDLPFDPVERDAWVASGRTASRVAHNCSGKHAAMLATCRLHGWSTKDYLDPGHPLQRAIAECVEDLTGQRIPKVAVDGCGAPLFAVSLRGLARAAGKIAASAPGTPEGLVAEGIRKHPELVAGTRRDVTALMRAVPGLIAKDGFEAVQVAALPDGTAIAIKIADGGDRARRPVLAATLALCGVDPDVLEPTPGLRVTGALAELDLAA; the protein is encoded by the coding sequence GTGATCCCCGAGATCCGCGTTCCCGCGCACGAACCGCTGGTGCACCTCCTCCGCGACGGAATGGTCGAGGGGGTGCACCACGGTTCGGCCGTGGTGCTCGCTCCCGACGGCCGCGTGCTGTTCGCCGCGGGCGACATCGAGGCGGCGTTCTATCCGCGTTCGGCGGCGAAACCCTTGCAGGCCACGGCGATGGCGCGGCTCGGGGTCGACCTGAGCCCCGCCGGGTTCGCCGTCGCGGCGGCCAGCCACTCCGGCGAGGAGATCCACCTGGCCGAGGTGTGCCGGACGCTCGACGGCGCCGGGCTCGCCACGGAGGATCTGCGGACGCCGGACGATCTGCCGTTCGACCCGGTCGAGCGCGACGCGTGGGTCGCTTCGGGGCGGACGGCTTCGCGGGTGGCGCACAACTGCTCCGGCAAGCACGCCGCCATGCTCGCCACCTGCCGCCTGCACGGATGGTCCACAAAGGACTATCTGGATCCCGGGCATCCGCTGCAGCGCGCGATCGCGGAGTGCGTCGAAGACCTGACCGGGCAACGCATCCCGAAGGTGGCCGTCGACGGCTGCGGCGCTCCCCTGTTCGCGGTCTCCCTGCGCGGGCTCGCCCGCGCGGCCGGCAAGATCGCCGCGTCGGCGCCGGGAACACCCGAAGGCCTTGTCGCCGAAGGGATCCGGAAGCATCCGGAACTGGTCGCCGGCACCCGTCGCGACGTCACCGCGCTCATGCGCGCGGTGCCCGGCCTGATCGCCAAGGACGGTTTCGAAGCCGTCCAGGTCGCCGCTCTCCCGGACGGGACGGCGATCGCGATCAAGATCGCCGACGGTGGCGACCGCGCGCGGCGGCCGGTGCTCGCCGCCACGCTCGCGCTGTGCGGTGTCGATCCGGACGTGCTGGAACCCACTCCCGGCCTGCGCGTGACCGGCGCGCTGGCCGAACTCGACCTCGCTGCCTGA
- a CDS encoding metallophosphoesterase produces MFVTAHLSDNHLDGGERADERTARVMRYLENLETPADAILVTGDITDHGTLEEYRRAAELFKTDVPLFVCPGNHDKRGPFREGLLGQAPGDSPVNAAHTVGDVTFVMADSTIPGKPDGRFDDETMAWLDGVLGEGDGPAFIAFHHPPVALGLPLVDAMRQYGEDRLAEVLARHPRVVALLCGHVHAAASTTFAGVPLRSAPSVGSSILFPWERDGLRSWGEGGPIDYDLPPSLLFHVLHDDGRLTTHQRVVPA; encoded by the coding sequence ATGTTCGTGACCGCACATCTGAGCGACAACCATCTCGACGGCGGGGAGCGCGCCGACGAACGCACCGCACGGGTCATGCGGTACCTGGAAAACCTGGAGACACCGGCCGACGCGATCCTGGTGACCGGTGACATCACCGACCACGGCACCCTGGAGGAATACCGGCGCGCGGCCGAGCTCTTCAAAACCGACGTCCCGCTCTTCGTCTGCCCCGGAAACCACGACAAGCGCGGCCCGTTCCGCGAAGGGCTGCTCGGTCAGGCGCCGGGCGACTCCCCGGTCAACGCGGCGCACACCGTCGGCGACGTCACCTTCGTCATGGCCGATTCGACCATCCCCGGCAAACCCGACGGGCGGTTCGACGACGAGACCATGGCCTGGCTGGACGGCGTGCTCGGCGAAGGTGACGGCCCGGCCTTCATCGCCTTCCACCACCCGCCGGTCGCGCTGGGGTTGCCGCTGGTGGACGCGATGCGCCAGTACGGTGAGGACAGGCTGGCCGAGGTGCTCGCGCGTCATCCGCGCGTGGTCGCCCTGCTCTGCGGGCACGTCCACGCCGCGGCATCGACGACGTTCGCGGGAGTGCCGCTGCGGTCGGCGCCGTCGGTCGGGTCGAGCATCCTGTTCCCGTGGGAGCGCGACGGGCTGCGGTCCTGGGGCGAGGGTGGACCGATCGACTACGACCTGCCGCCGTCGCTGCTGTTTCACGTATTGCACGACGACGGCAGGCTGACCACGCACCAGCGGGTCGTCCCGGCTTAA
- a CDS encoding CocE/NonD family hydrolase — protein MLDRLLDRYLGLPPAEGPRPSVTKAIPVPMPDGVRLLADRYAVPGDEPRPVVLIRTPYGRKGLMGRIFGETFARHGLQTVLQSTRGTFGSGGEFRPFHLEKEDGLATVAWLREQPWCDGRVAMAGASYLGHTQWAVAPYLDEPLEALCLGVTASEFVSTFYPGGILAVDNMVSWSALIGRQEGRFAGLPNPWQTNKTRRAMAYLPVSGADVAAIGKQVRFLQDVSAHAEPGDDFWAPSDHSAEVAALRTPVSMVTGWYDLFISAQLRDFKELAAAGRAPRITIGPWAHGEPASLKTLITDQIGFLSAHLLGDRAPLRQSPVRLYLQGSGRWLDFESWPPESGATPYFLRPGGLSTAGPVESKPGTFTFDPADPTPTVGGPLLSGVQKQQDNKDVEARPDVLLFTGDVLKRELDVIGEISALVHVRTDIGHGDVFVRLCDVDRRGVSRNVTDGILRLRPGQPESDVDGVVAAEILLDPTAYRFRRGHRLRVQVAGGAFPRFARNHGTGEPVFSAVDGKPARFEIFHDPVHPSRITLPVSEG, from the coding sequence GTGCTCGACCGACTTCTCGACCGGTACCTCGGGCTCCCGCCCGCCGAAGGCCCCCGCCCCTCGGTGACCAAGGCGATCCCCGTCCCGATGCCCGACGGTGTCCGGCTGCTGGCGGATCGCTACGCCGTCCCGGGTGACGAACCGCGGCCGGTGGTGCTGATCCGGACGCCGTACGGCCGCAAGGGCCTGATGGGCAGGATCTTCGGCGAGACGTTCGCGCGGCACGGATTGCAGACGGTCCTCCAGAGCACGCGGGGGACCTTCGGCTCCGGCGGCGAGTTCCGGCCGTTCCATCTGGAGAAGGAGGACGGCCTCGCCACCGTCGCGTGGCTGCGCGAGCAGCCATGGTGTGACGGCCGGGTCGCGATGGCGGGCGCGAGCTACCTCGGCCACACGCAGTGGGCCGTCGCGCCGTACCTCGACGAGCCGCTCGAAGCGCTGTGTCTCGGCGTCACCGCTTCGGAGTTCGTGTCGACCTTCTATCCCGGCGGGATCCTCGCCGTCGACAACATGGTCTCGTGGTCGGCGCTGATCGGCCGCCAGGAGGGCCGGTTCGCCGGCCTGCCCAATCCCTGGCAGACGAACAAGACCCGTCGCGCCATGGCCTATCTGCCGGTTTCCGGGGCCGATGTGGCGGCCATCGGCAAGCAGGTGCGGTTCCTGCAGGACGTCTCCGCGCACGCCGAACCCGGCGACGACTTCTGGGCGCCGTCGGATCACAGCGCCGAGGTCGCCGCGCTGCGGACCCCGGTGTCCATGGTGACCGGCTGGTACGACCTGTTCATCTCCGCCCAGCTGCGCGACTTCAAGGAACTCGCCGCGGCCGGACGCGCACCGCGGATCACCATCGGACCCTGGGCGCACGGCGAGCCCGCGAGCCTGAAAACCCTGATCACCGACCAGATCGGCTTCCTCTCCGCCCATCTCCTCGGCGACCGCGCGCCGCTGAGGCAGTCGCCCGTGCGCCTGTATCTCCAGGGTTCCGGGCGGTGGCTCGACTTCGAAAGCTGGCCGCCGGAGTCCGGCGCCACCCCGTACTTCCTGCGTCCCGGCGGGCTTTCCACCGCGGGACCCGTCGAGTCGAAGCCGGGAACGTTCACCTTCGATCCGGCCGATCCGACGCCGACCGTCGGTGGCCCGCTGCTGTCGGGCGTGCAGAAACAGCAGGACAACAAGGACGTCGAGGCGCGGCCGGACGTACTGCTCTTCACCGGTGACGTGCTGAAGCGCGAACTTGACGTCATCGGCGAGATCTCCGCTCTGGTGCACGTCCGGACCGACATCGGGCACGGCGACGTCTTCGTCCGGTTGTGCGATGTGGACCGACGTGGTGTCTCGCGCAACGTCACCGACGGGATCCTCCGTCTTCGGCCCGGTCAGCCGGAGTCCGATGTGGATGGTGTGGTCGCCGCCGAGATCCTCCTCGACCCGACGGCGTACCGGTTCCGGCGCGGGCACCGTCTGCGGGTGCAGGTCGCGGGCGGCGCGTTCCCGCGCTTCGCCCGCAACCACGGCACCGGCGAGCCGGTTTTCAGCGCGGTGGACGGGAAGCCCGCGCGGTTCGAGATCTTCCACGACCCCGTTCACCCGTCCCGGATCACGCTGCCGGTGTCGGAGGGTTAA
- a CDS encoding plasmid pRiA4b ORF-3 family protein — protein sequence MERWPKLLHGPIELSGCVVQGQVDQDLVVLAATLAAGKRSVGVEVVVNGREVDVIELHPQPEAALAVLRGGFEVTEAPLSPEEFRSQVEAALIVRADSAAWIRETIPDLLKLGRDPRPDLPERAAQLRRWLGLPDYDPLPRIPSADPLPLVLPPPAPVTGLWLAVALAEPDDAIWRRLEVRSDVTLAGLHRILAAAFDRDEQEYHRFETAYGGFSVDAQSCEGDRFDDEVTLGQVVSSPGHRFVYEAESWRHWIRVERRVSLPGAPSCLDGERAAPPPECEDERSYEMLLEALRDPDGEENEELLEELGGFGFDPEWFDREVVNERLARPS from the coding sequence GTGGAGCGCTGGCCGAAGCTGCTCCACGGGCCGATCGAGCTTTCGGGCTGTGTCGTCCAAGGCCAGGTGGATCAGGACCTGGTCGTCCTGGCCGCCACGCTGGCCGCCGGCAAACGCTCGGTGGGTGTCGAGGTGGTGGTCAACGGTCGCGAGGTCGATGTGATCGAGCTCCATCCCCAACCCGAGGCCGCCCTCGCGGTGCTTCGCGGCGGCTTCGAGGTGACCGAGGCACCGCTGAGCCCTGAGGAGTTCCGAAGCCAGGTCGAAGCGGCGTTGATCGTCAGGGCGGACAGCGCCGCCTGGATTCGGGAGACGATCCCCGACCTCTTGAAGTTGGGGAGAGATCCCAGGCCCGATCTGCCGGAGCGTGCGGCCCAGCTGCGCCGGTGGCTCGGTCTTCCCGACTACGATCCGCTGCCGCGTATACCGTCGGCCGATCCGCTGCCGCTCGTCCTGCCCCCGCCCGCGCCGGTCACCGGGCTCTGGCTGGCGGTCGCCCTGGCCGAGCCGGACGACGCGATCTGGCGACGGCTCGAAGTCCGCTCCGATGTCACCCTCGCCGGCCTGCACCGCATCCTCGCGGCCGCGTTCGACCGGGACGAACAGGAGTATCACCGGTTCGAGACCGCGTACGGAGGTTTCAGCGTCGACGCGCAGAGCTGCGAAGGCGACCGCTTCGACGACGAAGTGACACTCGGCCAGGTCGTCAGCTCGCCAGGCCACCGGTTCGTCTACGAGGCGGAGAGCTGGCGGCATTGGATCCGCGTCGAGCGGCGGGTCTCCCTCCCCGGAGCCCCGAGCTGCCTCGACGGTGAACGCGCCGCCCCTCCGCCGGAATGCGAAGACGAGCGGAGTTACGAGATGTTGCTGGAGGCACTGCGCGATCCGGACGGCGAAGAGAACGAGGAACTGCTCGAAGAGCTCGGCGGATTCGGGTTCGATCCGGAGTGGTTCGACAGGGAGGTGGTCAACGAGCGGCTGGCCCGGCCGAGCTGA
- a CDS encoding GntR family transcriptional regulator — MTRNLLRRDLAEEITARVLDGRIAADSRINEVHLARELGVSRTPLREALIGLADRGLLVSAPGRGFLVPPFDPDEARQLYPLVAELESLALRWSSPQDLAGLTGGLDRITAEMTAELARQGDLSTLDDRWHALLVSRCTNPHLLRLLEQTKPLLKRYDARYFGGVERAGESIDEHHRIAEAIRVSDLATAVELLVRNWVKTLAYLDDMG, encoded by the coding sequence ATGACGAGGAACCTGCTCCGGCGCGACCTCGCGGAGGAGATCACCGCCCGCGTGCTCGACGGCCGCATCGCCGCGGACAGCCGCATCAACGAGGTGCACCTCGCCCGTGAACTGGGGGTCAGCCGGACGCCGTTGCGTGAGGCGCTGATCGGGCTGGCCGACCGCGGCCTGCTCGTCTCGGCGCCGGGCCGCGGTTTCCTCGTGCCGCCGTTCGACCCGGACGAGGCTCGGCAGCTGTACCCGCTCGTCGCTGAACTCGAATCGCTCGCGTTGCGCTGGAGTTCGCCGCAGGACCTCGCCGGGCTCACCGGCGGACTGGACCGGATCACCGCCGAGATGACCGCGGAACTCGCGCGGCAGGGTGATTTGTCCACTTTGGACGACCGGTGGCACGCGCTGCTCGTCTCCCGGTGCACGAATCCGCATCTGCTGCGCCTGCTCGAGCAGACGAAGCCGCTGCTGAAACGCTATGACGCACGCTATTTCGGTGGCGTCGAACGCGCGGGGGAGAGTATCGACGAACACCACCGGATCGCCGAGGCGATCCGCGTCTCCGACCTCGCGACGGCGGTGGAGCTGCTCGTGCGGAACTGGGTGAAAACGTTGGCATATCTGGACGACATGGGGTGA
- a CDS encoding FadR/GntR family transcriptional regulator: protein MEAVLAHLRGAIERGEYPVGEKLPSESALGKEFEVSRSVVREALRGLQALGLTVSKTGKGTFVTATGPVENPTFGTYSARDLFEVRRHVEIPVAGYAALRRSTDDLDLLGHLVERMDLETDNTAWVALDSLFHITIAQASGNPVFGKVIEEIRDALARQSSFLNQLGDRRTRSNTEHREIVTAIAAGSEADAVAAMTSHLEHVEYALTTIVRPGHTTQQDKDD, encoded by the coding sequence ATGGAGGCCGTTCTGGCCCACCTCCGCGGTGCCATCGAGCGCGGCGAGTACCCCGTCGGCGAGAAACTGCCGTCGGAATCCGCGCTCGGCAAGGAATTCGAGGTCAGTCGTTCGGTCGTCCGCGAAGCGTTGCGGGGGCTGCAGGCACTCGGGCTCACCGTGTCCAAAACGGGCAAAGGGACCTTCGTGACCGCCACCGGGCCGGTCGAGAACCCCACCTTCGGGACCTACTCGGCCCGCGACCTGTTCGAGGTACGGCGGCACGTCGAGATCCCCGTCGCCGGTTACGCGGCCTTGCGCCGCAGCACCGACGACCTGGACCTGCTCGGTCACCTCGTCGAGCGGATGGATCTCGAAACCGACAACACCGCGTGGGTGGCGCTGGACTCGCTGTTCCACATCACCATCGCCCAGGCCTCGGGCAACCCGGTGTTCGGCAAGGTCATCGAAGAGATCCGGGACGCGCTGGCCCGGCAGTCGTCCTTTCTCAACCAATTGGGGGACCGTCGGACCCGCTCGAACACCGAGCACCGTGAGATCGTCACCGCCATCGCCGCCGGCTCCGAAGCCGACGCCGTCGCGGCGATGACCTCCCATCTCGAACACGTCGAGTACGCGCTCACCACCATCGTGCGGCCGGGCCACACGACGCAGCAGGACAAGGACGACTGA
- a CDS encoding nitroreductase/quinone reductase family protein gives MIDLQAMNERVIAEFRANGRHGDGLPTLLLTTTGARTGRRHVTPMLFLADDDRYVVFAANGGAPGHPDWYRNLVAEPSVDVEADGEAFTAHAVEITGAARDRLFAKQAKAFPRLAEHQSKTTRPFPVVALHRV, from the coding sequence ATGATCGACCTGCAGGCCATGAACGAGCGCGTGATCGCGGAATTCCGCGCGAACGGCCGCCACGGCGACGGTCTCCCGACCTTGCTGCTCACCACCACCGGCGCCCGCACCGGGCGACGGCACGTGACGCCGATGCTGTTCCTGGCCGACGACGACCGCTACGTCGTCTTCGCCGCCAACGGTGGCGCGCCCGGGCATCCGGACTGGTACCGCAACCTGGTCGCGGAGCCGTCGGTCGATGTCGAGGCCGACGGAGAGGCCTTCACCGCGCACGCGGTCGAGATCACCGGAGCGGCTCGGGACCGTTTGTTCGCGAAGCAGGCGAAGGCGTTCCCGCGGTTGGCCGAGCACCAGTCGAAGACCACGCGGCCGTTCCCGGTGGTCGCGCTCCACCGCGTGTGA
- a CDS encoding amino acid permease, whose product MTEQTLSADDSKSAPVLADAGDAGYDKALKPRHVNMIAIGGAIGTGLFLGAGGRLAQAGPALAIVYAVCGLFAFFVVRSLGELILYRPSSGAFVSYAREFMGEKGAFVAGWMHFLNWSTTGIADITAIALYAHFWSFFTPIPQWVLALIALAVVLALNMVSVKLFGEMEFWFAIIKVAALVTFMGIGIFLLVTQQPIDGTTPGFSLISDHGGIFPAGLLPMVLIVQGVVFAYASVELVGVAAGETENPRKIMPKAINSIMWRIGIFYVGSVVLLAMLMPWDSYSKNESPFVTVLSHIGVPQAGNVMNLVVLTAALSSLNSGLYSTGRILRSMSLAGSAPKFTGVMNKNHVPYGGILLTSAVCVVGVGLNAVVPSQAFEIVLNFAAIGILGTWAIIVLSHLLFVRKAKLGEVERPSYRLPFSPYTEIATLIFLVAVVVLMGFDEVGRITLYCLPVIGLALVAGWFGVRKRINMDVFEKTKL is encoded by the coding sequence GTGACCGAACAGACCCTCAGCGCGGACGACAGCAAATCCGCGCCGGTGCTCGCCGACGCCGGAGACGCCGGCTACGACAAGGCGCTGAAACCCCGCCACGTCAACATGATCGCGATCGGCGGCGCCATCGGGACCGGCCTGTTCCTCGGCGCGGGCGGCAGGCTCGCGCAGGCGGGCCCGGCACTCGCGATCGTGTACGCGGTCTGCGGCCTTTTCGCGTTCTTCGTGGTGCGCTCGCTCGGCGAACTCATCCTGTACCGCCCCTCCTCCGGCGCCTTCGTCTCGTACGCCCGGGAATTCATGGGTGAGAAGGGCGCCTTCGTCGCGGGCTGGATGCACTTCCTGAACTGGTCGACGACCGGTATCGCGGATATCACCGCGATCGCGCTGTACGCGCATTTCTGGTCGTTCTTCACCCCGATCCCGCAATGGGTGCTGGCGCTCATCGCGCTCGCGGTGGTGCTGGCGCTGAACATGGTTTCGGTGAAACTGTTCGGCGAGATGGAGTTCTGGTTCGCCATCATCAAGGTCGCCGCGCTGGTGACCTTCATGGGGATCGGGATCTTCCTGCTGGTCACGCAGCAGCCGATCGACGGCACCACGCCGGGCTTCTCGCTGATCTCCGACCACGGCGGGATCTTCCCCGCGGGTCTGCTGCCGATGGTGCTGATCGTCCAAGGTGTCGTGTTCGCCTACGCCTCGGTCGAGCTGGTCGGCGTCGCCGCCGGCGAGACGGAGAACCCGCGCAAGATCATGCCGAAGGCGATCAATTCCATCATGTGGCGGATCGGGATCTTCTACGTCGGCTCGGTCGTCCTGCTGGCGATGCTGATGCCGTGGGACTCCTACTCAAAGAACGAGAGCCCGTTCGTCACCGTGCTCTCGCATATCGGGGTGCCGCAGGCGGGCAACGTCATGAACCTGGTGGTGCTGACGGCGGCCCTGTCCAGCCTCAACTCGGGCCTCTACTCCACCGGCCGCATCCTGCGGTCGATGTCGCTGGCCGGATCCGCACCGAAGTTCACCGGTGTGATGAACAAGAACCACGTGCCCTACGGCGGGATCCTGCTCACCTCCGCGGTCTGCGTGGTCGGTGTCGGCCTGAACGCCGTCGTGCCGAGCCAGGCCTTCGAGATCGTGCTGAACTTCGCCGCCATCGGCATCCTCGGCACCTGGGCGATCATCGTGCTCTCGCATCTGCTGTTCGTCCGCAAGGCCAAGCTCGGCGAGGTCGAGCGGCCGTCGTACCGGCTGCCCTTCTCCCCCTACACCGAAATCGCGACGCTGATCTTCCTCGTCGCCGTCGTGGTGCTGATGGGCTTCGACGAGGTCGGCCGGATCACCCTGTACTGCCTGCCGGTCATCGGGCTCGCGCTGGTGGCGGGCTGGTTCGGGGTCCGCAAGCGGATCAACATGGACGTGTTCGAAAAGACGAAGCTGTGA
- the aspA gene encoding aspartate ammonia-lyase: MHRVEHDLLGDKEVPADAYWGVHTARARENFPITGTTISAYPHLIEALASVKEAAAHANADLGLLEPDVADAIRRACREIREGALHDQFVVDVIQGGAGTSTNMNANEVIANRALELLGHEKGDYARVHPNEHVNLGQSTNDAYPTAVNVATIIAVRELAEAMVVLEQAFAAKAVEFRELLKMGRTQLQDAVPMTLGQEFGTYAVMLGEDRLRLTEAVTLLHEINLGATAIGTGLNAAPGYAEAAVAHLREITGLPVVSAADLIEATQDCGAFVHLSGVLKRIAVKLSKSCNDLRLLSSGPRAGLNEINLPPVQAGSSIMPGKINPVIPEVVNQVAFEVIGNDVAVTMAAEAGQLQLNAFEPLILHSLSESITHLRSACLVLAERCVSGITANADVMRGYVENSIGLVTALNPKIGYAAATEIAKEALLTGRGVAELVVEKGLLPAEELAKLLKPETLARLS, translated from the coding sequence ATGCACCGCGTGGAACACGATCTGCTCGGGGACAAGGAAGTCCCCGCCGACGCCTATTGGGGTGTGCACACCGCGCGCGCCAGGGAGAACTTCCCCATCACCGGCACCACGATCTCCGCGTACCCGCATCTGATCGAGGCGCTCGCCTCGGTCAAGGAGGCCGCCGCCCACGCCAACGCCGACCTGGGGTTGCTGGAGCCGGACGTCGCCGACGCCATCCGCCGGGCGTGCCGCGAGATCCGCGAAGGCGCGCTGCACGACCAGTTCGTCGTCGACGTCATCCAGGGCGGAGCGGGCACCTCGACGAACATGAACGCCAACGAGGTGATCGCGAACCGCGCGCTCGAACTGCTCGGGCACGAGAAGGGCGACTACGCCCGCGTCCACCCGAACGAGCACGTGAACCTCGGGCAGTCGACCAACGACGCGTACCCGACCGCGGTCAACGTCGCGACGATCATCGCCGTCCGTGAACTGGCCGAGGCGATGGTCGTGCTGGAACAGGCTTTCGCGGCCAAGGCCGTCGAGTTCCGCGAGCTGCTGAAGATGGGCCGGACGCAGTTGCAGGACGCCGTCCCGATGACGCTGGGGCAGGAATTCGGCACCTACGCGGTCATGCTCGGCGAAGACCGGCTTCGGCTCACCGAAGCGGTGACGCTGCTGCACGAGATCAACCTCGGCGCGACCGCGATCGGTACCGGGCTCAACGCCGCGCCCGGGTACGCCGAAGCAGCGGTCGCGCATCTGCGCGAGATCACCGGCCTGCCCGTCGTTTCCGCTGCGGACCTCATCGAAGCGACACAGGACTGCGGCGCCTTCGTGCACCTTTCCGGCGTGCTCAAGCGGATCGCGGTGAAACTCTCCAAGAGCTGCAACGATCTGCGGCTGCTTTCATCCGGGCCGAGGGCGGGGCTCAACGAGATCAACCTGCCGCCGGTGCAGGCCGGGTCGTCGATCATGCCCGGCAAGATCAACCCGGTGATCCCCGAGGTGGTCAACCAGGTCGCGTTCGAGGTCATCGGCAACGACGTCGCCGTCACGATGGCGGCCGAGGCCGGGCAGCTGCAGCTCAACGCGTTCGAGCCGCTGATCCTGCACTCGCTTTCGGAGAGCATCACGCATCTGCGGTCGGCGTGCCTCGTGCTGGCGGAGCGATGCGTCTCCGGGATCACCGCGAACGCGGACGTGATGCGGGGCTACGTCGAGAATTCGATCGGACTGGTGACCGCGCTGAACCCGAAGATCGGGTACGCGGCGGCGACCGAGATCGCCAAAGAGGCGCTCCTGACCGGGCGCGGGGTGGCGGAACTCGTCGTCGAGAAGGGGCTTCTGCCCGCCGAGGAGCTGGCGAAGCTGCTGAAGCCGGAGACGCTCGCCCGGCTTTCCTGA